A portion of the Punica granatum isolate Tunisia-2019 chromosome 7, ASM765513v2, whole genome shotgun sequence genome contains these proteins:
- the LOC116212937 gene encoding LOW QUALITY PROTEIN: uncharacterized protein LOC116212937 (The sequence of the model RefSeq protein was modified relative to this genomic sequence to represent the inferred CDS: deleted 2 bases in 1 codon), whose amino-acid sequence MALVTNQFQVGSYAGFPSKPTSLKLNKELRLKQCVVTLRALGNLDRCLGLKRHLCLRVGSPHLFFPKVKSLRVSSFKGSVHNDGSGGGRSEKVSQNSVRLSYVPKESKETVAESSKAHDVPIPHAPGTNGNAAGSAAIHKLFRKWLTMLTSHSSDQLADEIFGGGPPPREISGTENEPVGGESGILKTLWCHYWALDATIKFPPLIFIPLFLAVNVTYGREVSKELMPLWVLGPLLIALYIKMLRGLCSLYVFTFKQTVNVIKNLPVYYMIAYEFVARGKLKEVIATRVWQPVVDIKNLDYKELWRSKLREFQEWLLEKYLDFVESIWPYYCRTIRFLKRANLI is encoded by the exons ATGGCATTGGTAACTAATCAGTTCCAGGTG GGTTCTTATGCGGGATTTCCTTCAAAGCCCACATCGTTGAAATTGAACAAAGAATTGAGGTTGAAGCAATGTGTAGTCACATTACGTGCGCTCGGGAACTTGGATAGGTGCTTAGGATTGAAGCGCCACCTTTGTCTCAG AGTAGGATCCCCACACCTTTTCTTCCCAAAAGTTAAATCCTTGAGGGTCTCATCTTTTAAAGGTAGTGTCCACAATGATGGATCTGGAGGAGGCAGATCCGAGAAAGTATCCCAGAACTCTGTCAGACTTTCTTACGTACCTAAAGAAAGCAAAGAGACCGTAGCTGAATCCTCCAAGGCACATGATGTTCCAATTCCCCATGCTCCTGGAACCAATGGAAATGCTGCAGGTTCCGCTGCTATTCATAAGTTATTCAGGAAATGGCTCACAATGTTGACGTCGCATTCATCAGATCAGTTGGCGGATGAAATTTTTGGAGGAGGACCCCCTCCAAGAGAAATATCAGGGACGGAAAATGAG CCAGTTGGAGGGGAAAGTGGCATTCTGAAAACCTTATGGTGCCACTATTGGGCTCTTGATGCAACAATAAAATTTCCCCCGCTGATATT CATTCCTTTATTCCTTGCTGTTAATGTCACCTATGGGAGGGAAGTTTCAAAGGAGCTGATGCCATTATGGGTGCTTGGCCCCCTGCTCATTGCCCTATACATCAAGATGCTTCGTGGTTTGTGCTCCCTTTATGTTTTCACCTTCAAGCAGACCGTTAATGTAATCAAGAACCTGCCTGTGTACTACATGATTGCCTACGAGTTTGTTGCTCGTGGAAAGCTCAAAGAAGTCATTGCCACTCGGGTTTGGCAACCTGTGGTGGACATTAAGAACTTGGACTACAAGGAGCTCTGGAGAAGTAAGCTCAGAGAGTTTCAGGAGTGGCTGCTGGAGAAGTACCTGGATTTTGTCGAGTCTATATGGCCGTACTATTGCAGAACTATTAGGTTCCTAAAGAGGGCTAATCTCATTTAG